A window of Streptomyces sp. NBC_01224 genomic DNA:
GGCTGGATCTCCTTCCTGCGAGGGGCGCCGGGCGGGCTGTGGCTCATCGTCGTCGGTCTCTTCATCACGGTCGTCGCCGGCGCCGAGCGGCAGCGCGCCGTGATCCACACAGCACTGCGGGGCATCAAGGTCGCCGACGCCATGTCCAGCCCGGTGACCACCGGCGCCGACTGGCTGACCATCCGGCATTTCATCGATGAGGTGGCAGTGAACTCCCGCCATTCCACCGTGCCGCTGCTCGATTTCGAAGGCCGTCCCAGCGGGATCGTTCAGATACGCAAGCTTGCCCGGATACCGGGAGCGCGCCGGGAGGCGCTGCGCGTGCGCGAGGTGGCGATCCCGCTGTCACAGTGTGCGGTTTCCGCCCCGAGTGATCTTCTGAGTGAGGCTCTCGACAGGCTCCGCCCGGGTGCCGGCATGCGCATTCTCGTCGTGGACGGGAACCATCTGGTGGGGATCGTCACCGCAAAGGACATTTCACGGCTGATCCAGCGGCACACACTGGGGGGCCAAGAGCCCGAATGAGCCCGGGTTCCGCAGCGTCGTCGGCGATGTTCACCCCTCGGCCAGGAGACCCGTCGTCTTCGCCGAGGCGGGGCAACCGTTGGATTCAGACGGAGGCCTGTGGAGACGGCGCCTTCCATCTCGACGAGCAGTTCGAGAACCCCGGTTGCACACCAGAGATCATTCCGATGAGGAGGCGCCGAGGCGCATTTTCGCGAAGGACGCCGGTGAGTCGGCGAGTGCTTCGTGAGAAGTAGCCCCTGACCTGCCCCTGACCTGCGGAAACAGCGGCCTCGATGGCTCACTCCCGAGGTGGGCGAAGGTCCGGTATTCATCGCTGGTCACCGCTCTGAGGGGAACGGATGGGGCACGGTGCGCAGTGGTGGCTTCCGCTGTCGTTCACCGGTCCTGAGGCGGGCGACCGGCGTGTGCGGGGTTCCTTCGAGGCCGGTGGTTCATAGCCGCCACGCCGACGAACAGTGTTCCCAACTGCAGGTACTACGCGTCGACTGCTCCGTCAACGGCGGCCGGGCCGAGGGAGTCGACGTCCTCCATGAAGCTCAGCATCCGGGCGTTGACCAGGTCGGGGTGGTCGATCTGCGGTCCGTGGCCGGTTGCCGCGACGATTTCGGCGCGGGCGCCGGGGATGACACGCGGTACGCGCTCCAGCTGCCGCTTCGGGTGCACGAGCAGGCTGCGCTTGCCCATGATGAGGTAGAACGGCGTCCGGATGGAGCCCAGCTCTTCGTCCGACAGGGGCAGTGGGGCGGGGCGGCGTATCCGGAAGGCGCGGACGCCCGCCTGGATCCACTTGCGCAGTTCGGGAACGACGAGTACCGGCTGCTCCAGCCAGGCGGCCAGGCGCGGGCGCAGCGCCTTGGGGGCGAAGGTCGCGAACAGGCTGGCGAAGATCCACACGAAGAAGCGCAGGCCCACCTTCTCCAGGCCGCCGGGGTCGAGGGCGGTGACGGAGGCGAGCCGGCCGGGGCGGAGGTGCGCCTGGTTGATGACCAGCCAGCCTCCGTAGGAGGAGCCGACGAGGTGGACCCGGTCGAGGCCGAGCGCGTCGAGGGCCTCGTCCATCCACCGGGCCGCGCGCTCGGGCTGCCACATGGGTTCGCGCTGGACGCTGCGGCCGGGGTCACCGGGGGTGTCGAGCGCGTAGACGGGGCGTTCGGCGCTGAGCGCGGGGGTGTTGGGGTACCACTGGGCCGAGCAGCCGCCCGAACCGTGGATCAGTACCACCGGTGTACGGGACTCGGCGGCGGGGTCCGCAGGGCCGTACCGGTAGACGTGCGTGGTGCCGAAGCTCGTCTCCACGTCCGTCTCGGAGCGGGCGGGCGCGCCCATCGCGTAGAGCGCGTCGCAGGCGGCGAAGTACCGGTCGCGCAGGGTGTCGTTGACGTAGTGGCCGACGTCGCGGCGTACACGGGTCGTGTTGTCGGGCACGGTGGCACCTCCTGGAAGATCCGTTCTTCGTGATACGACCGTACCATGATGTTGATACGGCGGTACCATGAAAAGAGGCTGCTGACCCATCACCGACGGGCGGAGACGCGAGAACATGCCGAAGCGCGTGGACCACGAGGAACGGCGCAACCAGATCGCCGAGGCGCTCATTCGGGTCGCCGGACGGCGCGGACTGCACGCTGTCGGCATGCGGGACGTGGCTGCTGAGGCCGGCGTGTCACTCCGGCTCGTGCAGTACTACTTCGAGACCAAGGAGAAACTGCTCTTCTACGGGCTCCAGCACCTGACCGACCGCTTCACCGCACGGGTGGCTGCCCGTCTCCGCGCCGCCGGTACGAACCCGGGCCCGCGCGCGACGATCGAGGCGCTGCTGCTGGCCTCCCTTCCGACCGACGAGGAGGGGCGCACCTTCCACCTTCTCTACACCTCCTACTCGATCCTGTCCGTGACCGACGAGGCGCTGGCCGCCCAGCCCTTCATCGACAACCCCGACGCCGCGGAGAATGCCCTGACCGGGCTGCTCGAACAGGCCCAGGCGTCAGGCCTGGCCGATCCCGGTATCGCCGCGCGCACGGAGGCGATCAGCCTGCTCGCCATGACGGCGACCATGGGCACCAGCATCCTCGTGGGCCAGCGAAGTCCGGAGTCGGCCGTCGCGGTACTACGTCACCATCTGGACCGGATCTTCTCGATCACCGAGACGTCGGTGCATGCGGCGGGCTCGATCTGACGCGCCATCAGGGTGCTCGTGGTGGCGCGAATGGCGCGTGGGCTCCGAGAGGCCTGGACAGCGAAGAAGGCCCAGGTCTCTGACCTGGGCCTTCTCTCGAAAGCGAGGTGCGTGGCAGGGGTGATCTTCTTGGCGATGGGGGAGCGGTCGGCGCCGGCGAGGTCGATCTCGGGGGCATTGGCACGGGTCCAGTAGCCGCCGATCGCGTTGGTGTCCTCGGGCAGTCGGTCGTCGGTCAGGCGCCGCAGAGCCTCGCGGATCACCGGCTCGACGGCGCGGCCGCGTCAGGACGTCCTACTGGTGCGGATCGATTGGAGTGGGAGCACCGGTGCTGCTCCTTCGACTCCGCCTGGGCCGTGGGTGAAGAGACGGCGGCCCCGCGGAGGCGGCCGTAGGGGCGAGGCGTGAAGTGCCCGATCGGAGGGGCGACCGCCGTGGTTCGCTCGATTGGGTCGCCGGGTTTCCATTCGACCGAGGCCGCTCGCATTTCACTTGGCGGCTGACTTAGTTCCGAAAACCCCGCCGAAGCGGTGAGTCACCTCTTGGGCCTCACCCTATTTCTCTACGGGGGCTGCGTTTCGTCGGCGATTCGAGAGGTTTTGTCTGCTGTCCTGTCGGAAGAAATTACTCGGAGGGTTGACTGTACTTTCGTGAGCGCGAAGGTGTGCGTAAAGGGACTGGCTGTTCATTTTCATGATATAGTCCTAATGAATTTACAGGACGCCACGAAAAAAGGGGAATGGCGTGAATATCGAGAAGGTCACGGCTCGACGTCTTACGGCCGCAGAGGTTTCGGAATTGGGCCTCCAGGACGGAATCTTCGTCTCGGCGGAGATGGATGGCCTTCCTCTCGACTGCTATGCCCCGGCTTTCCTTACGGGGCCGGGTAAGAATTTCGAGGGAGGGTCCTTCACCGCGAGGACGATCTTCGGTGAGGAAATTCATGTTCTCCCGGACAATGTCGAAGAGCGCGGGATCTGGATTGCCGACAAGGCAGGGGAAGAAATCGAGGTTCTCCGGAGTGCCGGCGTCCTCCTGAACCTCGCCCTCTTCGTGCCCGACGGGAGCAAGGAATCCCTGGAGTCGCTCTACTCCGCCGCACGGGACGCGTTCGGCGCGGGGATCGTTCAGCGCTGGAGCGAGGAAACCGTCGCGGTGCCGGACGTCAAGGTCGACCTGTACGAGGAGCCGGCCCGGGGGCGGAAGAACACGAACGGCCAGAACCGCGACCGCCGTGCCCTGGACATCTACCCGACCCGAGTGCGGTTCCTGGAGCCCAGCGATGGCTGGAGGTTCATTGTCGAACCGCACAAGGAGATCGTCGATGACACACCGACGATCTGACCTGATGGCAGGTTAGCCTCGATACTTTGCGGGAGCCCGTCAGCTTGCTGACGGGCTCTTCTTCGTTTGCTGGGGCGTGTGGGCAGGCCGCTGGCCCGATTGTCGCGTTGGGCAGGCGCCGGGGTCCATGTTTCCGGTGGGATGGTTCAGGCTCGTCGGGACAGGTGGATCTGCTGATCAACCGGGGTTCGGAAGGGCGCCGAGTCGCTCGATCGCGCTGGTGATGACGTCGGTCCAGTCCCAGTGGTGGGTGAATCGCAGGTGCCGGCGGCGGGCGGTGGTGATCAGCTGGGTGGCGGCTGAGAAGAGGCGGAGTCGTAGACGGCGGGGTTCCCGGAGCCGGGCCGGGCCGGGCAGGCCGGTCGGGGCGAGCATCGGCATTCAGGCCGGCAGTGCGAGCTGGACGATCTCCAGCCAGGTCTGGTTCTGGGCCGTGCCGTGCACGGGAGGTTGCGTGAGCCGGTGGCGCGCGCATTGCTGATGCGGTCCTCGGCACGGCGCTGTCGGTGCCGCAGTGCCGGCTGCGCGATCGGGGTGTCCTTGGTGTCGGTGGCGAAGCGGGCCTCGTCTGTCGCGGAGCTCCTGCGTTTGTTGCCGGCCCCCTGCGAATTCGTCAGCGATCGGTAACAGAGGGATCTTGCACGGGCGTTCGTATGTCTTCATGAGGGCACGGCATCGGCGGAGACAACAAAGGGGCGGGCGGACATGGCGAGGCATAAGGGAAGGACATGGCACGGCCGGCTTCTCGCGGCGGCGCTCGGGGTGACAGCGGTGGCCGCTGCCACCTCGGTGTGGACCGCACAGGCCGGCCCCGTCGGAGGGGGTCCTCAAGCGCGTGTCTCTGCGCCGGACGCCCAGCGCCAGGACCAGGTGGCCAAGGTGTCGGCGGACATCGCGCATGCCTCGGACCGCGGCGCCCGGGGCGTCAACATCACCATCGATGACGGACCGGACCCGGTCTGGACGCCGCAGGTACTGCAACTGCTGAAGGACAGCGGTGTGAAGGCTACGTTCTGCATGGTGGGCACGCAGGCCCAGGCACACCCGGACCTGGTCAAAGAGGTCGTGGCGGCCGGGCACCGGCTGTGCGACCACACGATCTCGCACGACACCACCATGGACACCAAGTCCGAGGCATACCAGTCCCAGCAGATCCTGGATGCCGAACGCATGATCACCAAGGCGTCCGGGGGCGTCCGACCGCAGTATTACCGGGCCCCGGGCGGTGCTTTCACCCCGTACAGCCGGCAGCTCGCCGCGTCCCGGGGGATGCGGCCGCTGGGCTGGAACGTCGACTCCAAAGACTTCGAGCGTCCCGGTGTGGACACCATGGTCGCCACCGTCAAGAGCGAGATCTCCAACGGGCCGACCGTCCTCTTCCACGACGCGGGAGGGGATCGCTCCCAGACCTTGGCCGCTCTGCGCGAGGTGCTGCCCTGGCTGAAGCAGCAGGGGTACTCCTTCGGCTTCCCCGTGCGGTGAGTGAGGCTCGCCCGCACTGACATCGGACCCGGACCCCCGGCACCGGCAGACAGACATGAACAAGTTGGTCGTCGCAACCTCCGACCAGTCTCAGGTGATCAAGAGTGGCCAGGCGGCCACGTTCTACACACCGCAGGCCGACGGTAAGCAAGTCTCCATTTCGGGCGAGTACAAAAGAAGCCCCCGGCCACTGGCCTGGGGCTTTTTCATGGAGCGGGCGACGAGAATCGAACTCGCGCTCTGAGCTTGGGAATCACCTGGCGCTTCGGCCGGTGAGTCTTATCTGACCTGCGGGAATGATGACTCCTGGCCCTATTCTGGCTGCCCTGGCGAACCCTGTGTCGTCCGCTGTTCACCGCCCTTACTGGCACTTTGTGGCACGTCCTTGCCGCAGGCGCCCTCGACCGCCTCTCCTGAGGTGCCGGTTCGGAGTCAGATCAGCGAGCGACCGGTCGGCCCGAGCCGGAGTACCTGAGGTGCTGCTGTCTGTTCCCGCTCGACACCTGGCAGGATCTCGTCCCGTGCCAGGGAGTGGGCTTGCATGTCGGCGAGGTGCCGACAGTGCGCACTCTCGTCGGGGTACGAGGTGAAGATCGCGGCGACGTTCTCGCCGGCGCGGACCGGTAGCCCGGCGAATGTGTTGTGCGCGTGCTCGGTGGTCAGGAAGGCGAGCGGTGCGGGTCCTGTCTCCTGGAGCGCGGGGAGGAGGCCGTCCCGGATCAGCGCGATGCCGTTCTGCCGTCCGGGAGGGAAGGACCACACGGTGGCGGACATGAACCGGTCAGGCGCCGTAGCGCTGACCGGGGGCCGCCCGGACAGGGAGCCGGTGAAGCCGCCCCCGGCCGACACGGGGCGCAGGAGGAGGACATCGTCGGAGTCGAGCATGGTGTCGTTCGCCTGCGGACCGTGCTCGGCCCAGACGGGTCCGCCGTAGAAGTTCGTGAGCGCGCGATGGCGCGCCTCCATGTCCCGGAATCCGCGCAGCCAGACGAAGCGGTCCGGATCGTCGAGGTCCCGGAACTGGCCGAGCACACTCATCCCCACGTCTTCCTGGGATTCGACGAACTCCCGGTCGAACAGCTCGATGAGTTCGTCGCGCCGACCGGGACGCAGCGTGTACTGGCGAAGCTCGATCACGGCCGGTGGGCCGACGAGTTCGGTGGGTGGCACAGCAAGACTCCTGTTCGATGTTCTCCGGGCAGGGCTCCCGGCCTGTTCGGTCGTAGCCGGGAGGTGGTTCGACGGTAGGGGAGCTGTGTGACAGGTGCTGTCAGGGTTTCCGAGGAGAATGCGCGCATGTCTGCCAGTCGACTGCTCTCGGTGCTGCTGTTGCTGCAATCGCGGGGGCGTATGTCCGCGCGGGGAATCGCCGACGAGCTGAACGTGTCCGTGCGCACCGCCTACCGTGACGTGGCACGTCTGCAGTCCGCAGGGGTCCCGGTCTACGCGGAGCCGGGCCGCGGGGGCGGCTACCAGCTGCTCGACGGCTACCGCACCCGCCTCACCGGGATGAGCGAGGGCGAGGCGCGGACACTGTTCTTTGCCGGACTGCCCGGGCCCGCCGCCGACCTGGGATTCACGGCCGAGATGTCGGCGGCCCGGCTGAAGCTTCTTGCCGCGCTGCCGGCAGGACTGCGCGAGGAGGCGGCACGGGCCGCGGCGGTGTTCCACCTGGACGCCCCCGGCTGGTACCGGGAACCCGAACAGACCCCGCATCTCCCCTTGTTCGTCGACGCGGTTCTCACCCGGCGTGCGGTGGATGTGCGCTACCGCCGCTGGCGCGCCCCGCAGGAGGTGGATCGCCACCTCCACCCCTACGGCCTGGTACTCAAGTCCGGTACCTGGTACCTCGTGGCCGCCACCGACAAGGGGACCGCGACCTACCGCGTCGCCCAAGTCCTCGACGCGGCGCTGGGCGACGAGCGGTTCGACCGGCCGCAGGACTTCGACCTGGGCGCGTACTGGGTCTCCTACCTCGATGACTTCCAGGCTCGCCGCTACACCGGCACAGCCACCGTCCGCCTGTCTCCCCGGGGACGCCGGCGCCTGCCCGACAACGTCCCCCCGGAGGTGGTGCGGGCAGTCGACTCCACCGCGACCGCTGTCGGCGACGACGGATGGGTCGAGGCGGTCATCCCGGTCGAGGGCACCGAGCACGCCTGCGGCGAGCTGCTGAGGCTCGGTGGGGATGTCGAGGTCGTTGCACCGGCCGAACTCCGCCAGGCCATGGCCGCCACCGTAGGGATACTCGCCCGAGCCTACGAGAACAAGGAGCCAGGTGGTGCGCTGGTCCGCGATGCCTGGAGAAGTCTGGGCAACGACGAGGCCCCAGGTCGCTGACCTGGGGCCTCGTGGAAGAGCGGGTGGCGAGAATCGAACTCGCGCTCTGAGCTTGGGAATCACCGGTGCTTGTACACTCGAAGTGCCTCTGGCCTGCATGTTTGACCCTGAGATGCGAGGCCGGCGTGGTCTCAGGGCGCCGAGCTTGACCGCTGTTGTCCGCCCCGAAGGGCATGGATGGGGCACGGCGACCGAGGGGCTGGCAGCCTCTCTTGCGAACCGCATTCCTGTCGAGCGGTCGGCATCCGTGAGGCCATCAGTCCTCGTGCGGAGCCTCAAGCTCGTGGAGCCGTTCCCCGATGTCGTCGGCCCAGGCCTGTGCCCACTGCCGCAGCCCGGCGATTGCCCGCTCGCCGAGTCCGTAGGCGGCGAATTCCGTGTCGTCGATCCAGTCGGCTCCGCTCAGCCGAGCTTGAAGCTCGCTGAGGTCGAAGGAGTCGCGGGCATGGCGCCGCCCGAGCTCTTCGAGTTCGACGGGGTTCCAGCGGTCCGTGGCGGCCTGTACATCGATCAGGTCCCTGGCGAGTCCACGGTCGGCCAAGGCCCGGACCTTGGTGCCGACGACATCTTCGAGGGACAGCACCAAGCCGTGCTCGGTGTGTACGGGTGGTCGCCAGAGTGCCTCCTTGAGGATGTCGACCTCGCACTCTTCATGGCTGGCAGGATCGGTGACGATCAGACGTGCGGACAGCGGGTCTGTTTCCAGGGTTCTTACGCGCCATCCGCGCTGCTCCAGCCCGGTA
This region includes:
- a CDS encoding NIPSNAP family protein; translated protein: MPPTELVGPPAVIELRQYTLRPGRRDELIELFDREFVESQEDVGMSVLGQFRDLDDPDRFVWLRGFRDMEARHRALTNFYGGPVWAEHGPQANDTMLDSDDVLLLRPVSAGGGFTGSLSGRPPVSATAPDRFMSATVWSFPPGRQNGIALIRDGLLPALQETGPAPLAFLTTEHAHNTFAGLPVRAGENVAAIFTSYPDESAHCRHLADMQAHSLARDEILPGVEREQTAAPQVLRLGPTGRSLI
- a CDS encoding helix-turn-helix transcriptional regulator translates to MSASRLLSVLLLLQSRGRMSARGIADELNVSVRTAYRDVARLQSAGVPVYAEPGRGGGYQLLDGYRTRLTGMSEGEARTLFFAGLPGPAADLGFTAEMSAARLKLLAALPAGLREEAARAAAVFHLDAPGWYREPEQTPHLPLFVDAVLTRRAVDVRYRRWRAPQEVDRHLHPYGLVLKSGTWYLVAATDKGTATYRVAQVLDAALGDERFDRPQDFDLGAYWVSYLDDFQARRYTGTATVRLSPRGRRRLPDNVPPEVVRAVDSTATAVGDDGWVEAVIPVEGTEHACGELLRLGGDVEVVAPAELRQAMAATVGILARAYENKEPGGALVRDAWRSLGNDEAPGR
- a CDS encoding nucleotidyl transferase AbiEii/AbiGii toxin family protein; the protein is MNLTDLHRRLLADVLAVGGAYPLALTGGYAVQAHGLVDRLSQDLDVATENPDRMEDIATVVRTGLEQRGWRVRTLETDPLSARLIVTDPASHEECEVDILKEALWRPPVHTEHGLVLSLEDVVGTKVRALADRGLARDLIDVQAATDRWNPVELEELGRRHARDSFDLSELQARLSGADWIDDTEFAAYGLGERAIAGLRQWAQAWADDIGERLHELEAPHED
- a CDS encoding polysaccharide deacetylase family protein; this translates as MARHKGRTWHGRLLAAALGVTAVAAATSVWTAQAGPVGGGPQARVSAPDAQRQDQVAKVSADIAHASDRGARGVNITIDDGPDPVWTPQVLQLLKDSGVKATFCMVGTQAQAHPDLVKEVVAAGHRLCDHTISHDTTMDTKSEAYQSQQILDAERMITKASGGVRPQYYRAPGGAFTPYSRQLAASRGMRPLGWNVDSKDFERPGVDTMVATVKSEISNGPTVLFHDAGGDRSQTLAALREVLPWLKQQGYSFGFPVR
- a CDS encoding TetR/AcrR family transcriptional regulator, encoding MPKRVDHEERRNQIAEALIRVAGRRGLHAVGMRDVAAEAGVSLRLVQYYFETKEKLLFYGLQHLTDRFTARVAARLRAAGTNPGPRATIEALLLASLPTDEEGRTFHLLYTSYSILSVTDEALAAQPFIDNPDAAENALTGLLEQAQASGLADPGIAARTEAISLLAMTATMGTSILVGQRSPESAVAVLRHHLDRIFSITETSVHAAGSI
- a CDS encoding alpha/beta fold hydrolase, producing MPDNTTRVRRDVGHYVNDTLRDRYFAACDALYAMGAPARSETDVETSFGTTHVYRYGPADPAAESRTPVVLIHGSGGCSAQWYPNTPALSAERPVYALDTPGDPGRSVQREPMWQPERAARWMDEALDALGLDRVHLVGSSYGGWLVINQAHLRPGRLASVTALDPGGLEKVGLRFFVWIFASLFATFAPKALRPRLAAWLEQPVLVVPELRKWIQAGVRAFRIRRPAPLPLSDEELGSIRTPFYLIMGKRSLLVHPKRQLERVPRVIPGARAEIVAATGHGPQIDHPDLVNARMLSFMEDVDSLGPAAVDGAVDA